A region from the Lysobacter sp. BMK333-48F3 genome encodes:
- a CDS encoding S1 family peptidase produces MSVSISRLRTRTTSLSACLALAAAATFASGVAAAGDNVDAQLKFAMQRDLGIFPGQYAQYLATERLAQSQARAIEREFGGAYAGSWIERNADGSFKLVAASAGARKSSSIGGVEVRNVRHSLKQLQQSMDLLDAGSRARIKGIAKPLTGVQSWYVDPVSNSVVVKVDQGAVERGVDFVALSGADSGSVRIEETPGTLQTAATIIGGIEYSINNASLCSVGFSVTRSTTKGFVTAGHCGSAGAIVRIGGAQVGSFAGSVFPGNDRGWVSVSSGNTLQPWVSNYSGGNVIVRGSTEAAIGAAVCRSGRTTGYRCGNITAKNVTANYAQGAVYGLTQGNACMGRGDSGGSWITSAGQAQGVMSGGNVQANGNNCGIPASQRSSLFERLNPILSQYGLSLVRG; encoded by the coding sequence ATGTCCGTTTCGATTTCCCGCCTGCGCACCCGCACCACCTCGCTGTCCGCCTGCCTCGCTCTCGCCGCCGCGGCCACGTTCGCGTCCGGCGTCGCCGCCGCCGGCGACAACGTCGACGCGCAGCTGAAGTTCGCGATGCAGCGCGACCTGGGCATCTTCCCGGGCCAGTACGCGCAGTACCTGGCCACCGAACGCCTCGCCCAGAGCCAGGCCCGCGCGATCGAACGCGAGTTCGGCGGCGCTTACGCCGGCAGCTGGATCGAACGCAATGCCGACGGCAGCTTCAAGCTGGTCGCCGCCAGCGCGGGCGCGCGCAAGTCCTCGTCGATCGGCGGGGTGGAAGTACGCAACGTGCGCCACAGCCTCAAGCAATTGCAGCAGTCGATGGACCTGCTCGATGCCGGTTCGCGCGCCCGGATCAAGGGCATCGCCAAGCCGCTGACCGGCGTGCAGAGCTGGTACGTCGACCCGGTCAGCAATTCGGTGGTGGTCAAGGTCGACCAGGGCGCGGTCGAGCGCGGCGTCGACTTCGTCGCCCTCAGCGGCGCCGACAGCGGTTCGGTGCGGATCGAGGAAACGCCGGGCACGCTGCAGACGGCGGCGACGATCATCGGCGGCATCGAATACTCGATCAACAACGCCTCGCTGTGCTCGGTCGGCTTCTCGGTCACGCGCAGCACGACCAAGGGCTTCGTCACCGCCGGCCATTGCGGTTCGGCCGGCGCGATCGTACGCATCGGCGGCGCCCAGGTCGGCTCCTTCGCCGGCTCGGTGTTCCCGGGCAACGACCGCGGCTGGGTCAGCGTCAGCAGCGGCAACACCCTGCAGCCGTGGGTCAGCAACTACAGCGGCGGCAACGTGATCGTGCGCGGCAGCACCGAGGCGGCGATCGGCGCGGCGGTGTGCCGCTCCGGCCGCACCACCGGCTACCGTTGCGGCAACATCACCGCCAAGAACGTCACCGCCAACTATGCCCAGGGCGCGGTCTACGGCCTGACCCAGGGCAATGCCTGCATGGGCCGCGGCGACTCCGGCGGTTCCTGGATCACCAGCGCCGGCCAGGCCCAGGGCGTGATGTCGGGCGGCAACGTCCAGGCCAACGGCAACAACTGCGGCATTCCGGCTTCGCAGCGCAGCAGCCTGTTCGAACGCCTGAACCCGATCCTGAGCCAGTACGGGCTGAGCCTGGTCCGCGGCTGA